The Quercus lobata isolate SW786 chromosome 9, ValleyOak3.0 Primary Assembly, whole genome shotgun sequence region tctatgcaATCACGTTGCCAgttgtcacttttttttcttttttttcttgggcaTTAACattgcctctctttttttctaatttttttttcttttgattttttagggCTTGTCCGtgatagtttatttttatttttacttgatGTGATATTTTTTggaacatgttttttatttttacaaaaaattttgggtgATTGCTCTTGTTTGTGtggttatttgtcacttttttttaatttggcatCATTCTTTAAcaagggtatatgagtaaatttattcaaactcttttttttttttttccatccctccacttttccatttttccatcctcccacttttctatccttctacaattttttacccttccacttttccacccctccaaccaaatgaACCCTAAATCTTAaccattctttaatgatttaatagtCTAAATGCTGCCATGTCAACATTCCACTAAtaataatcttaattgttttgtttgtaacattattttattattttaagaatattattagtgaaatgctgacatggcagaatctagaccattaaatcattaaaaagtTGTTAGAATTTAAGGAAATTTATTAGTAAAGTACCCTAAGAAATCTAAAAGATCTGAATCCATTATGGTTTTCCCATATTAGAAGATTGAACCAATCTCATTTTATGACATGAGGATATTCCAAATGGGATTCCATTATATTTGGTCTCTATCTGAGCCTATAAATAAGcaaataatcaataattttCTCAAAGTACCAAAAAGGAATTACAAGCGTCATGAGTCCACTCGGAAGAGTTGTATTACTGCTGACAACCCTTATGTTGCTAATGTCTCTCTGTGAATGTGATCCTCCAACAACAGTTCATATCACTGATTGTTTGAGTAACAAACAATGGCTTAACTTTCATTGTAAATCGAAGAATGATGATCTTGGGTCAAGAGTACTCGCCCCTACCAACTCATACAAATTCTCTTTCCATCCTGACGTTTGGGCTACTACACTATTCTATTGTAGCATGTATTGGCAAGGTGATAAGAAATTACATTGGTTTAATATTTTCGAAGCCCAAAGAGACATAACTTGTACAGATTGTTTTTGGAGTATCAAAGACACTGGCCCTTGCAAGTCTCTAACTCAACCTAATTGCTCTGCGGGTGATAAGTACGTTAAATGCTATAACTGGAATCCGTCAGAATGAGCAGCATCCATAATCTTGCGAATTTGCATGATGCCTTTTCTGGtgcaaaataaagaataagCTCATCATATCATGCATGTAatccttaatttcttttttcttttcaagaatCATGTAGTCGTTAATTTAAATCAAGAATGAACTCATATTATGTACTCCTTGCTTATCTTTTTCTACCCTTTTTCTGTGCCACTCCACTCTTCTTCTTAGCTTAACTCACTCATTCCTTGCCTCCTTCGGAGTTGATTGATAGCATTTCAAGTGTATTATCCTTACCCATATGCACCCTTAGCATGATAATCACTTTACAAGAACATGTACTTGTAAGGTAACTAGGTGAGGGAGACATGAACGGGAGTTTGAGTATATATATCTAAGAGGAACCTTCATACACATACGCCTAGATTAGGATAGAGTATTATTTCTATCTTagataataaaagaaaaaaatccttTAAGTAATTATTATCACACGCAGTATGTACCTACACATAGgctaaaatcatgttttgaatcacaatttcaattaaaatggtaaaatcatgttttgaaaacacaatttcacaatttgtatGTACAgctatatatatgtaattagTTGTGTGCAACAATCAATGTTTATAGAATGTatattataaacattttttaaaaatgtagttTGCCAAAAATTGAAGTTGGCCCCTCCAAATTTTGAGTCATTTTAGTGGTGTTCTTAAAAGAAAGATAGGTTatatttaaaatcatataatttaagtggtttaataaattaaactatgtagtttgaaaaataacaaatttaactTTGATGTTTTAAAAAGTAAGATTTCAGTATTACTTGAAGACTTACAGAATTTCAATTgcctttattttataattcatgtTTTATATAGTGGagattattttcaatttgtggagtttagatttttGTAAGAGGTTTTTAAGAGTACTTGTTTCTttggagtttaatttattttggatcaattatgtttattgagttatataagtttagcaagttagtcatgcatctaaattcatgttccatggatttgggtcgtgacaGTGTTGGTATTAGAGCTTTAGGTTATGATTCTGTAAACAATTAGGACTtgcaatatttttataagaTGTGGAGGAATAGGCTTGAATTATTATTCATAGGCAAAAAGTAGTTTTGGGAGTTTGATAATTGTTAGAAGCTATATGGTTATATGCTTACAATATTATAATAGTAATAAAGGGTTTAGTATATCTTGTATATCATGAATTTCCTTGTGATTTATTTGACTCTAAGGTGTTGTTTGTTTGGTTATAGGAAAATGCCACCCCGCAATTCTACCCCTTCTGATCTTGAACCAAAATCTGAGAGCCTTAAGGGTGTTTTAAGTGCAATCAGAAGTCTTGCTGAGGTGGTGAAGCATGTTAGTACTAGTTGAACAGTTAAGCCCAAAGATGCTGAGATTGAAGGATGTACTATTGAGCAATTCAGGAAATTAGGCCCTCCTTCATTTTTTGGCAACCCCAATCCTACAGAAGCGAAATCCTGGATAATGCAAATGGAGAAATTTTTTGATGTGATTGGTTGTACTGAAGTGCAAAAAGTCTCTTTTGCTTCCTTTATGTTGAAAGGGGAAGTAGAGCATTGGTGGAGATTCACCAAAAAGACTATGCCACTTAAGGAAGATGAGATATTGACTTGGACAATTTTCCATGAtgctttttatgagaaatattttccAGAAAGTGTACGGGATGAAAAAGAAGTGGAGTTTATGGAGCTCATTCAAGGGAATAAAACGGCGTTACAATATCAGGCTAAATTTACTGACTTGTCTCGATTTGCCCCTCACATTGTGGCCGATGATGTTAGAAAGGCTAAGAAATTTCAGAGGGGACTACAACCAAGTATCAAAACTAGGATGGCAGCCTTACGATTGAAGTCATATTCTGAGGTTGTGGAGATTGCAAAGGTTGTTGAGAAGGAGTGTGAAGACTATCAGAGGATTAGGAGTCAGAATAACAAAAGGCCTAAGACTAAAGGGTTTCATAGAGGGAATGAACACAATAAGCCATTTAAGAAAAAGACTACAATAGAACCAGAGACTAAAATGGTGCAATAGGTAATAGAGGTTTGTTCGAAGTGTGGTAAAAAGCATAAGGGGGTTTTCTATCGTGAAAGTAGGGCTTGTTTTAAGTGTGGTCAAATGGGTCATTGTATCAAAGATTGCCCAACCTTGAAGAGTGAGTTGATGGCTAAGCCTATTGATGTGAAGCAAAGGCCAAAAGTCCAAGGATGCGTGTTTGCTATTACTGAGCAAGATGCTAAGGCATCCAAGTCAGTGGTAACAGGTACCATTCTCATATTTTCTCATATTGCACGAGTTCTTATTGATCCTGGTTCTACTCATTCCTTTGTATCTTGTGCTTATATGAAATATGCTGAATGTGTGCCTAAATTGTTGGACTTTGAACTTTCTATTTCTACTCCTTTGGGTGAAGCTATGGTTGCTACGTTTATATGTAAGTCTTGTGTGATTAAGATTGGAAGAAATGAGTTGTTGGCTGATTTGATTCTCTTAGAAATTCAAGAATTTGATGTAATATTAGGCATGGATTGGTTAACAGCTTATCATGCTAATGTCGACTGTTACAAGAAGGAAGTGGTGTTTTGTATTCCGAGTCAACCTGAATTTGTATTTCATGGGTCAAA contains the following coding sequences:
- the LOC115961491 gene encoding uncharacterized protein LOC115961491, coding for MEKFFDVIGCTEVQKVSFASFMLKGEVEHWWRFTKKTMPLKEDEILTWTIFHDAFYEKYFPESVRDEKEVEFMELIQGNKTALQYQAKFTDLSRFAPHIVADDVRKAKKFQRGLQPSIKTRMAALRLKSYSEVVEIAKVVEKECEDYQRIRSQNNKRPKTKGFHRGNEHNKPFKKKTTIEPETKMVQ
- the LOC115961492 gene encoding uncharacterized protein LOC115961492, which produces MGHCIKDCPTLKSELMAKPIDVKQRPKVQGCVFAITEQDAKASKSVVTGTILIFSHIARVLIDPGSTHSFVSCAYMKYAECVPKLLDFELSISTPLGEAMVATFICKSCVIKIGRNELLADLILLEIQEFDVILGMDWLTAYHANVDCYKKEVVFCIPSQPEFVFHGSK